Proteins encoded within one genomic window of Nomascus leucogenys isolate Asia unplaced genomic scaffold, Asia_NLE_v1 001153F_51892_qpd_obj, whole genome shotgun sequence:
- the LOC101178607 gene encoding leucine-rich repeat-containing protein 37B-like encodes MAPVECAAPACVMSWLRFWGPWPLLTWQLLYFLVKEAQPLVRVNDPLQLTSNPMGPPEPWSSRSSHLPWESPHAPAPLAAPGDFEYLGPSASLQMSSLPQESTENLAPFLDTDSAGELPLGPEQFSAAQQDLYDKLTPQERLPVSPKNLKKDLAERWSLAEITGIPHQLSKPQRQKQTFQDEYSSMDTLYPGSLPPELRVNADEPPGPPEQVGLSQFHREPETQNPETLEDIQSSSLQEEAPAQLPQLPQEVEPSTQQESPALPPESSMESLAQTPLNHEVTVQPPGEDQAHYNLPNITIKPADVEVTMTSEPKNEAESSQAQKEAPNQPPEEVEPSATQQEAPTEPPGPPMEPELSPSEQEQPAQPSESSGEVESSPAQQEAPAQPLMSPEQFQRLKDQQDIIQQLSRPENYEQLPVHKETTTQPPTQLSSDFGSSLNDEAIGSPLDVSYLDLDRELTKPTAVTMGVEPSPVQQDNPPIPIEQADFSPAQPDLPSPPLHSPEKIESPVHQEATAQTLDPPKEAEPSPVQQGFPAEPPEPPKEVEPSATQQEASGHPRKSTEEVSPPPQWEIPAQPSEPPEKVKPSPVLQQAPTRLLKPPKEVESSPVQQAVPAQPSDPAMVIEPSLTQQMAPPLPPEFPQEIEPSVTQQEVPAEIPELSMEAEPSLTQQEATVQAPESPKEVEHSRQQMVPVQLPEPPKEFAAQPPAHYEVRVPTPGQDPAQHSTLPSVTVQPLDLGLTIILESTTEVELSPTMQKTPTQPPKKVVPQLVVYQAVTIPTPGQDRAQHPMSPVQPLDLGLTVTAEPTMDVEHSTPLKRTIVPPKHLKVTIPHPDQIQTQHSHLTEATVQPLDLELSITTEPTTEVKPSPTTQETSAQPPDPGLAITPEPTTEIGHSTVLEKTTAPHPDQVQTLHRSLTEVTGPPTKLESSQDSLVQSETAPEEQKASTSTNICELCTCGDETLSCVDLSPKQRLHQVPVPEPNTYNGIFTTLNFQGNYISYIDGNVWKAYSWTEKLILSENYLTELHNDSFEGLLSLQYLDLSCNKIQYIERRTFESLPFLQYINLGCNLITELSHGTFQAWHGMQFLHNLILNRNPLTAVEDPYLFELPALKYLDMGTTHITLTTLKNILTMTVELEKLILPSHVACCLCQFKNSIEAVCETVKLHCNIECLINTVHCPEEASVGNPEGAFMKVLQARKQHTSTELTIESEAPSDSSGIKLSGFGGEQLDTNDKSDDISALRHIFPYFSADLDAESILLPFAKLLFSNENSLVKIHGVGKNLQRVNRVLTGPRSIQKRHFKEVGKHSTRKEQDAQALVDNAAKEKRLESPAPRELEQPHIVQGPEKVAGNTIYTKPSFTQEHKAAVSSTLKPISMVMPSASSPPRALPQVRDRWKDLAYTISMLETAMARVKNMEAAKPIAHSNRLMLPKRPPVSAEKSLINSQGVFSSLGDLSPQENPLLEVSAPSEHFIENTHVEDTAARDASEENVFMENTVMPEGIISENTNYNHPPAAASAGTAFNLEPTVTQTDTKWKHNNMGTDLSPEPKSFNDPLLSSPGDQFEIQLTQQLRSLIPNEDVRRFMSHVIRTLKMECSETYVQMTCAKLMLRTGLLMKLLSKQQEAKASKAEWDTDQWKTDNYIESGQKEQKSSELMKEVPRYGYNNEVILAISVTVILTIWIIMICLIEVRTIINSGFQNTILSLCGFRTHKLKTNVTFPLDILLLSFKAEVCFVLLLQ; translated from the exons ATGGCTCCCGTTGAGTGTGCAGCACCAGCGTGTGTCATGTCTTGGCTGCGTTTCTGGGGCCCATGGCCCCTCCTTACGTGGCAACTATTGTATTTCCTAGTCAAGGAGGCTCAGCCTCTGGTGCGGGTCAACGACCCGCTCCAGCTGACCTCTAACCCCATGGGGCCACCTGAGCCCTGGTCTTCCCGCTCCTCCCATCTCCCGTGGGAATCTCCCCATGCACCTGCTCCCCTAGCAGCCCCGGGGGACTTTGAATACCTGGGGCCCTCTGCTTCTTTGCAGATGTCATCCCTGCCCCAGGAATCGACTGAAAATTTGGCTCCATTCCTGGACACCGATTCAGCTGGAGAGCTGCCCCTGGGACCAGAGCAGTTCTCGGCTGCCCAGCAGGATTTATATGACAAGCTGACTCCGCAAGAAAGGCTCCC GGTTTCGCCCAAGAACCTGAAGAAAGACCTAGCTGAGCGTTGGAGCCTTGCTGAGATTACTGGGATTCCACACCAATTATCCAAACCTCAGCGTCAGAAACAGACTTTTCAGGATGAATATTCGAGTATGGACACACTGTATCCTGGCAGCCTGCCTCCAGAACTCCGGGTGAACGCAGATGAGCCTCCAGGGCCACCTGAGCAAGTTGGACTTTCTCAGTTCCATCGAGAGCCCGAAACTCAAAATCCAGAGACCCTGGAAGACATCCAGTCCTCTTCACTCCAGGAAGAAGCCCCAGCACAGCTTCCACAGCTCCCTCAGGAGGTAGAACCTTCAACCCAGCAGGagtccccagctctgcctccagagtCCTCCATGGAGAGTCTAGCTCAAACTCCACTGAATCATGAAGTGACAGTTCAACCTCCAGGTGAGGATCAAGCTCATTATAACTTGCCCAACATTACCATTAAACCTGCAGATGTGGAGGTTACCATGACATCAGAGCCCAAAAATGAGGCAGAATCTTCCCAAGCCCAGAAGGAGGCCCCAAATCAGCCTCCAGAGGAGGTGGAACCTTCTGCAACCCAACAGGAGGCCCCAACTGAGCCGCCAGGTCCTCCCATGGAGCCTGAACTTTCCCCCAGTGAGCAGGAGCAGccagctcagccttctgagtcttCTGGGGAGGTTGAATCTTCTCCAGCCCAGCAGGAGGCCCCAGCTCAGCCCTTAATGTCCCCTGAGCAGTTTCAACGTTTGAAAGACCAGCAAGACATAATTCAGCAGCTAAGTAGACCTGAAAATTATGAACAACTTCCAGTCCATAAAGAGACCACAACTCAGCCTCCAACTCAGCTCTCCTCAGACTTTGGAAGTTCACTGAATGATGAAGCAATAGGTTCACCTCTAGATGTGTCATATCTAGATCTAGATAGGGAGCTTACCAAACCTACAGCAGTCACTATGGGGGTAGAACCTTCTCCAGTCCAGCAGGACAACCCTCCTATTCCCATTGAACAGGCTGACTTTTCTCCAGCCCAGCCTGATCTCCCTTCCCCGCCTCTGCATTCTCCTGAAAAGATTGAATCTCCAGTCCACCAAGAGGCCACAGCTCAGACTCTAGATCCCCCTAAGGAGGCAGAACCTTCTCCAGTCCAGCAAGGGTTCCCAGCTGAGCCACCAGAGCCCCCTAAGGAAGTTGAACCATCTGCAACCCAGCAGGAAGCCTCGGGTCATCCTCGGAAGTCCACTGAAGAGGTCAGTCCTCCACCACAGTGggagataccagctcagccatcaGAGCCACCTGAGAAGGTCAAACCATCTCCAGTCCTACAGCAGGCCCCAACTCGGCTTTTAAAGCCACCTAAAGAGGTAGAGTCCTCTCCAGTCCAGCAGGCGGTCCCTGCTCAGCCTTCAGACCCTGCTATGGTGATAGAACCCTCTCTGACCCAGCAGATGGCCCCACCTTTGCCTCCAGAGTTCCCTCAGGAGATAGAACCATCTGTAACTCAGCAGGAGGTTCCAGCTGAGATTCCAGAGCTCTCTATGGAGGCAGAACCTTCTCTGACCCAGCAGGAAGCCACAGTTCAGGCTCCAGAGTCCCCTAAGGAGGTAGAACATTCAAGGCAGCAAATGGTCCCAGTTCAGCTTCCAGAGCCACCTAAGGAATTTGCTGCTCAACCTCCAGCTCATTATGAGGTGAGAGTCCCAACACCAGGCCAGGATCCAGCTCAGCATTCAACATTGCCCAGTGTCACTGTTCAACCTTTGGACCTGGGACTTACCATCATTCTAGAATCCACGACAGAGGTTGAACTTTCTCCAACCATGCAGAAgaccccaactcagcctcctaagaaagTTGTACCCCAACTTGTAGTATATCAAGCGGTAACAATTCCAACACCAGGTCAGGATCGAGCTCAGCATCCAATGTCACCCGTTCAACCTTTGGACCTGGGACTTACCGTCACTGCAGAACCCACTATGGATGTTGAACATTCTACACCCCTGAAGAGGACTATAGTTCCTCCAAAGCACCTTAAGGTGACAATTCCACATCCAGACCAGATTCAGACTCAGCATTCACACCTGACTGAAGCCACAGTTCAACCTCTGGACCTGGAGCTTAGCATAACTACAGAGCCTACTACAGAGGTTAAACCATCTCCAACCACGCAGGAAacctcagctcagcctccagacCCGGGACTTGCCATAACTCCAGAACCCACTACAGAGATTGGACATTCCACAGTCCTGGAGAAGACTACAGCTCCTCATCCAGACCAGGTTCAGACTCTGCATCGAAGCCTGACTGAGGTCACAGGTCCACCTACAAAGTTAGAATCTTCGCAGGATTCATTGGTGCAGTCTGAAACTGCACCAGAGGAACAGAAGGCCTCCACAAGCACCAACATATGTGAGCTCTGTACCTGCGGAGATGAGACTCTGTCATGTGTTGATCTCAGCCCAAAGCAGAGGCTCCACCAAGTGCCTGTGCCAGAGCCCAACACCTACAATGGCATCTTCACCACCTT aaatttccAAGGAAACTATATTTCATACATTGATGGAAATGTATGGAAAGCATACAGTTGGACCGAGAAACT aattCTCAGTGAAAATTATTTGACTGAATTACATAACGATTCATTTGAAGGCCTGCTATCCCTCCAGTATTT agatTTATCCTgcaataaaatacagtatattgAAAGACGTACATTTGAATCACTACCATTTTTGCAGTATAT aaatctgGGCTGCAATTTAATTACGGAACTGAGCCACGGAACATTTCAGGCCTGGCACGGAATGCAGTTTTTACACAACTT AATTCTCAATCGCAATCCTCTGACTGCTGTCGAAGATCCATATCTCTTTGAACTGCCGGCATTAAAATATCT AGACATGGGAACAACGCACATCACACTTACAACGCTCAAGAACATTCTCACGATGACTGTTGAACTGGAAAAAct GATCTTACCTAGCCATGTGGCCTGCTGCCTctgccaatttaaaaatagcattgagGCTGTCTGCGAGACAGTCAAGCTGCATTGCAATATTGAATGTCTGATTAACACCGTACATTGTC CTGAAGAAGCATCTGTAGGGAATCCAGAAGGAGCGTTCATGAAGGTGTTACAAGCCCGGAAGCAGCACACAAGCACTGAGCTGACTATTGAGTCGGAGGCGCCCTCAGACAGCAGCGGCATCAAGTTGTCAGGCTTTGGGGGTGAGCAGCTAGACACCAATGACAAGAGTGATGATATCAGTGCACTAAGACACATCTTCCCTTATTTCTCAGCAGATCTAGAtgcagaatcaatattgttaccATTCGCTAAATTGCTTTTTTCAAAT GAAAACAGCCTGGTAAAGATTCACGGTGTAGGCAAAAACCTGCAGAGAGTGAACAGAGTCCTCACAGGCCCAAGGAGCATCCAGAAAAGACACTTCAAAGAGGTGGGAAAGCACAGCACTAGGAAAGAACAGGATGCCCAGGCACTTGTGGACAATGCTGCCAAAGAAAAAAGGCTTGAGAGTCCAGCCCCAAGGGAGCTGGAACAGCCTCACATAGTGCAGGGTCCTGAGAAGGTAGCGGGAAACACCATCTACACTAAGCCTTCGTTCACCCAAGAGCATAAGGCAGCAGTCTCCTCTACGCTGAAACCCATCTCCATGGTCATGCCTTCTGCCTCTAGCCCCCCAAGAGCCCTACCTCAGGTCAGAGACAGATGGAAAGACTTAGCCTACACCATTTCAATGTTAGAAACGGCAATGGCTAGGGTTAAAAATATGGAGGCTGCTAAACCAATCGCACATTCCAATAGACTCATGCTCCCAAAGAGGCCGCCAGTGTCTGCAGAGAAGAGCCTCATAAATTCACAAGGGGTTTTTTCATCCTTAGGAGACCTGAGTCCTCAAGAAAACCCTCTTCTGGAAGTATCTGCTCCTTCAGAACATTTTATAGAAAACACTCATGTAGAAGACACAGCTGCAAGAGATGCCTCTGAAGAAAACGTTTTCATGGAAAACACTGTTATGCCAGAAGGCATCATCTCTGAAAACACAAACTACAATCATCCTCCTGCGGCAGCTTCCGCTGGGACTGCGTTCAACTTAGAGCCAACTGTTACACAAACTGAcacaaaatggaaacacaacaacATGGGGACTGACCTGTCCCCTGAGCCCAAAAGCTTCAATGACCCATTGCTCTCCTCCCCAGGTGACCAGTTTGAAATTCAGCTAACCCAGCAGCTACGGTCCCTCATCCCCAACGAGGATGTGAGAAGGTTCATGTCTCATGTTATCCGGACCCTGAAAATGGAATGTTCAGAAACGTATGTGCAAATGACCTGTGCCAAGCTCATGTTGCGAACAGGCCTCCTGATGAAGCTTCTCAGCAAGCAGCAGGAAGCAAAGGCATCCAAGGCAGAATGGGATACGGACCAATGGAAAACTGATAACTATATTGAGAGTGGACAGAAAGAGCAGAAGTCGTCTGAG ctcatGAAAGAAGTTCCACGATATGGCTATAACAACGAAGTCATCTTGGCAATATCTGTGACTGTAATACTAACAATTTGGATTATAATGATTTGTCTGATTGAGGTAAGGACAATAATTAATTCAGGTTTTCAGAATACAATCCTGTCTTTGTGTGGATTCAGAACCCACAAACTGAAAACCAATGTCACTTTCCCACTTGACATTCTTCTTCTGTCGTTTAAGGCTGAGGTATGCTTTGTTCTTTTACTGCAA